From one Rhodovulum sp. ES.010 genomic stretch:
- a CDS encoding Lrp/AsnC family transcriptional regulator yields the protein MRLDDRDLEILRILSLDGRITKAELARRINLTPTPAWERLKRLEQAGLIAGYRADIALKALGPHVTVFVAVELVGHMVEDFTRFEGALDGYPEVTACWALGGGFDYLMQVVTRDIDSYQRLVDRMLEDRIGLSRYYTYIVTKAVKGPGLPPLEILAGLQRD from the coding sequence ATCCGGCTCGACGATCGCGACCTGGAAATCCTGCGCATCCTGTCTCTGGATGGCCGCATCACCAAGGCGGAGCTTGCGCGCCGGATCAACCTGACACCCACCCCGGCCTGGGAACGGCTGAAGCGGCTGGAACAGGCCGGGCTGATCGCCGGCTACCGCGCCGACATCGCGCTCAAGGCGCTTGGGCCGCACGTGACCGTGTTCGTCGCGGTCGAACTGGTCGGCCACATGGTCGAGGATTTCACCCGCTTCGAAGGCGCGCTGGACGGCTACCCGGAAGTGACGGCCTGCTGGGCGCTGGGCGGCGGGTTCGACTACCTGATGCAGGTCGTCACCCGCGACATAGACAGCTACCAACGCCTGGTCGACCGGATGCTGGAAGACCGTATCGGCCTGTCACGGTACTACACCTACATCGTGACCAAGGCGGTGAAGGGCCCGGGGCTGCCGCCGCTGGAGATCTTGGCCGGCTTGCAGAGGGATTGA
- a CDS encoding cyclodeaminase, translated as MAHEVLIVTEAELRNAVPLDLSAVDVVECAFAALAEGSVVMPPVMSMDLAEAHGEVDVKAAYIPGFDGFAIKVSPGFFDNPRLGLPSLNGLMILFSAKTGLVEALFLDNGYLTDIRTAAAGAVAARHLAPSEVATAGVIGTGVQARLQMRAAHLVRPFERVLVWGRDRDKAETCAVELGRALGVEALAMDDPADLVAESQLVVTTTPAKAPVFKAAWLHPGLHVTAMGSDQSGKNEIEARVLAEADLYVADSAAQCARLGELRAAERAGLWTRGLPPELGQVVTGLTPGRTDEGQVTICDLTGTGAQDTAIATHALRAVQAAGAGTRIET; from the coding sequence ATGGCGCATGAGGTGCTGATCGTCACCGAGGCCGAGCTGCGGAACGCCGTGCCGCTCGACCTTTCCGCCGTCGACGTGGTGGAATGCGCTTTTGCCGCGCTGGCCGAGGGCAGTGTCGTCATGCCGCCGGTGATGTCGATGGACCTCGCCGAGGCGCATGGCGAGGTGGACGTGAAGGCCGCCTATATCCCGGGTTTCGACGGCTTCGCGATCAAGGTCAGCCCCGGCTTTTTCGACAACCCGCGGCTGGGGCTGCCCAGCCTCAACGGGCTGATGATCCTGTTTTCCGCGAAGACCGGGCTGGTCGAGGCGCTGTTCCTCGACAACGGCTACCTGACCGATATCCGCACCGCGGCGGCCGGTGCGGTCGCGGCAAGGCACCTCGCGCCCTCCGAGGTTGCCACCGCGGGCGTGATCGGCACCGGCGTGCAGGCGCGGTTGCAGATGCGGGCCGCGCACCTCGTGCGGCCTTTCGAGCGGGTGCTGGTCTGGGGCCGCGATCGGGACAAGGCGGAGACCTGCGCGGTCGAACTCGGCCGCGCGCTTGGGGTGGAGGCGCTGGCGATGGACGACCCCGCGGACCTCGTGGCCGAAAGCCAGCTTGTCGTGACCACGACGCCGGCGAAGGCGCCGGTGTTCAAGGCCGCCTGGCTGCATCCCGGCCTGCATGTCACCGCGATGGGGTCGGACCAGTCGGGCAAGAACGAGATCGAGGCCCGCGTGCTGGCCGAGGCCGATCTCTACGTCGCCGACAGCGCCGCGCAATGCGCGCGGTTGGGTGAGTTGCGCGCGGCCGAGCGGGCGGGGCTTTGGACAAGGGGCCTGCCGCCCGAACTGGGGCAGGTGGTGACCGGGCTGACGCCGGGCCGCACGGATGAGGGCCAGGTCACGATCTGCGACTTGACCGGCACCGGCGCGCAAGACACCGCCATCGCCACCCATGCGCTGCGCGCCGTTCAGGCCGCCGGTGCCGGCACCCGGATCGAGACCTGA
- the eutB gene encoding hydroxyectoine utilization dehydratase EutB — protein MAMALCLADILAAARRIAGVADGTPLVPSPFLSELAGAEMLLKLEIAQPIGAFKLRGALNAVAGLGDVAGVTCCSTGNHGRGVAFAARARGLRAVICMSELVPRAKVDGIRGLGAEVRIVGRSQDAAQAEAARLAAAEGLAELSPFDDPLVIAGQGTIGLEMLAVRPDIETLLVPLSGGGLAGGVALAAKAINPDIRVIGISMDRGAAMHASLAAGRPVEVEEVESLADSLGGGIGLENRLSFALCRDLLDEVVLVSEEEIYRALQTLYYEDRLIAEGACVVGIAALQAGKVRVGPGPVATILTGRNLDMALFTRMVTGQDVALGDYTVKGRPYGA, from the coding sequence ATGGCGATGGCTCTGTGCCTGGCCGACATCCTGGCCGCCGCGCGGCGCATCGCGGGCGTGGCCGATGGCACGCCCTTGGTGCCGTCGCCCTTCCTGTCGGAGCTGGCCGGGGCCGAGATGCTCTTGAAGCTGGAGATCGCCCAGCCCATCGGGGCGTTCAAGCTGCGCGGCGCGCTGAATGCCGTGGCGGGGCTGGGCGATGTGGCGGGCGTGACCTGCTGTTCCACCGGCAATCACGGCCGGGGCGTGGCCTTCGCGGCGCGGGCGCGCGGGCTCAGGGCGGTCATCTGCATGTCGGAGCTCGTGCCGCGCGCCAAGGTGGACGGCATCCGCGGGCTGGGCGCGGAGGTGCGGATCGTCGGGCGCAGCCAGGACGCGGCGCAGGCCGAGGCCGCGCGGCTCGCCGCCGCGGAGGGGCTGGCCGAGCTCTCCCCCTTCGACGACCCGCTGGTGATCGCGGGGCAGGGCACCATCGGGCTGGAGATGCTGGCCGTGCGTCCCGACATCGAAACGCTGCTGGTGCCGCTTTCGGGCGGCGGGCTCGCGGGTGGCGTGGCGCTGGCGGCCAAGGCGATCAACCCGGACATCCGCGTGATCGGCATCAGCATGGACCGGGGCGCGGCGATGCACGCCTCGCTTGCCGCCGGCCGCCCGGTCGAGGTGGAGGAAGTGGAGAGCCTGGCCGACTCGCTCGGCGGCGGGATCGGGCTGGAGAACCGGCTGTCCTTCGCGCTCTGCCGCGACCTGCTGGACGAGGTCGTTCTGGTGAGCGAAGAGGAAATCTACCGCGCGCTCCAGACGCTCTATTATGAGGACCGCCTTATCGCCGAGGGCGCCTGCGTGGTCGGCATCGCAGCGCTGCAGGCGGGCAAGGTTCGTGTCGGGCCGGGGCCGGTCGCCACCATCCTGACCGGGCGTAATCTGGACATGGCGCTGTTCACCCGGATGGTCACCGGGCAGGACGTGGCGCTGGGCGACTATACCGTGAAGGGGAGGCCCTATGGCGCATGA
- a CDS encoding M24 family metallopeptidase gives MFDMNQEIVQFGYAAEGRAPFSLAEYERRLGLVRRAMEAKGIDLLFVEDPSNMAWLTGYDGWSFYVHQGVLVFHDADPMWWGRQQDANGAVRTVWMAGVHITHYADNFVQSVDRHPMQQLASIIRDLGYGAKRIGVEMDNYYFSAKAYVTLKESLPEADLVDATALVNWQRAVKSGEELDFMRRAAKISEKIIDGVVERIEPGLPKNELVADIYRDALTGLDGDWGDYPAIVPLLPSGKDAAASHLTWDGRSFAEGEATFFEISGCYRRYHAPFCRTVFLGEPPDYMRAAEAALLEGIEAGLWAAKAGNRACDIANALAAPLERAGIDRGARCGYPVGLSYPPDWGERTISLRPEDQTVLEPGMTFHFMPGLWMENWGLEITESILIGENGPAETLCNRPRKLYVKP, from the coding sequence ATGTTCGACATGAACCAGGAAATCGTCCAGTTCGGCTATGCCGCCGAAGGCCGCGCCCCGTTCTCGCTGGCCGAGTACGAGCGTCGGCTGGGCCTGGTCCGCCGCGCGATGGAGGCGAAGGGGATCGACCTGCTGTTCGTCGAGGACCCGTCGAACATGGCGTGGCTGACCGGCTATGACGGCTGGTCGTTCTACGTCCACCAGGGGGTTCTGGTGTTCCACGACGCGGACCCGATGTGGTGGGGTCGCCAACAGGATGCCAACGGCGCGGTCCGCACCGTGTGGATGGCCGGCGTCCACATCACCCATTACGCCGACAATTTCGTGCAGTCGGTCGACCGCCACCCGATGCAGCAACTGGCCTCGATCATCCGCGATCTCGGCTACGGGGCCAAGCGGATCGGAGTCGAGATGGACAACTACTATTTCTCGGCGAAGGCCTACGTGACGTTGAAGGAGTCGCTGCCCGAGGCCGACCTGGTCGACGCCACCGCTCTGGTGAACTGGCAGCGCGCGGTGAAATCGGGGGAGGAACTCGACTTCATGCGCCGTGCCGCGAAGATCTCGGAAAAGATCATCGACGGCGTGGTGGAGCGGATCGAGCCGGGCCTGCCCAAGAACGAACTCGTGGCCGACATCTACCGCGACGCGCTGACCGGGCTCGACGGCGACTGGGGCGACTACCCGGCGATCGTGCCGCTCCTGCCCTCGGGCAAGGACGCCGCCGCCTCGCACCTGACCTGGGACGGGCGCAGCTTTGCCGAAGGCGAGGCGACCTTCTTCGAGATCTCGGGCTGTTACCGGCGGTATCACGCGCCGTTCTGCCGGACGGTGTTCCTGGGCGAGCCGCCAGATTACATGCGCGCCGCCGAGGCCGCGCTTCTGGAGGGCATCGAGGCCGGGCTCTGGGCGGCCAAGGCGGGCAACCGGGCCTGCGACATCGCCAATGCGCTGGCCGCGCCCCTGGAACGCGCCGGCATCGACCGGGGCGCGCGCTGCGGCTACCCGGTCGGTCTGTCCTACCCGCCCGACTGGGGCGAGCGCACGATCTCGTTGCGGCCCGAGGATCAAACCGTGCTGGAGCCCGGCATGACCTTCCATTTCATGCCGGGTCTGTGGATGGAAAACTGGGGGCTGGAGATCACCGAATCGATCCTGATCGGCGAGAACGGCCCGGCCGAAACCTTGTGCAACCGGCCCCGCAAGCTCTACGTGAAGCCGTGA
- the argE gene encoding acetylornithine deacetylase, whose amino-acid sequence MPRLQETREILADLVAFPTVSSDSNLEMIVHIAAMLGELGAHVELFHDESGHKANLFATLGPREAGGGLVLSGHTDVVPVTDQTWTNDPFTLREADGRLYGRGTCDMKGFIAATLAMAPAYAALDLKRPLHFAFTHDEEVGCLGGQALVRELAARGLRPEIAIIGEPTEMRIVEAHKGCCEYTVAFHGLEGHGSNPDAGVNAAEAAVRYVSRLLDLAEALKARAPHNNPFEPPWTTINLGRISGGHAHNVIPGKAEVEWEMRPVQQSDQDFVNDEMARHVADTLLPAMRAVDPRADIVTHVIGEVAGLEPMDDSAARRLLAELTGEARAETVAFSTEAGLFQSLGCAAAVCGPGSIAQAHKPDEYVTLDQLGQCLDMLDGLGTVLTRAR is encoded by the coding sequence ATGCCGCGATTGCAGGAAACCCGCGAGATTCTCGCCGATCTGGTGGCCTTTCCCACCGTGTCGTCGGACTCGAATCTCGAGATGATCGTCCATATCGCTGCGATGCTGGGCGAGCTTGGCGCGCACGTGGAGCTGTTCCACGACGAAAGCGGCCACAAGGCCAACCTGTTCGCGACGCTCGGCCCGCGCGAGGCCGGCGGGGGACTCGTGCTCTCGGGGCATACCGACGTGGTGCCGGTGACCGACCAGACATGGACGAACGACCCGTTCACCCTGCGCGAGGCCGACGGCCGTCTCTACGGCCGGGGCACCTGCGACATGAAGGGGTTCATCGCCGCGACGCTTGCAATGGCGCCCGCCTATGCCGCGCTCGACCTCAAGCGCCCGCTGCACTTCGCCTTCACCCATGACGAGGAGGTGGGCTGCCTCGGCGGGCAGGCGCTGGTGAGGGAACTCGCCGCGCGCGGGCTGCGCCCCGAGATCGCGATCATCGGCGAGCCCACGGAGATGCGCATCGTCGAAGCGCACAAGGGCTGCTGCGAATACACCGTCGCGTTCCACGGGCTGGAGGGCCACGGCTCGAACCCTGACGCCGGCGTCAACGCGGCCGAAGCCGCGGTGCGCTATGTCTCGCGCCTGCTGGACCTGGCCGAGGCGCTGAAGGCGCGCGCACCGCATAACAACCCGTTCGAACCGCCCTGGACGACGATCAACCTCGGCCGGATTTCAGGCGGTCATGCGCATAACGTGATTCCCGGCAAGGCCGAGGTGGAATGGGAAATGCGCCCCGTCCAGCAATCCGACCAGGACTTCGTCAACGACGAGATGGCCCGCCACGTCGCCGACACGCTGCTGCCCGCGATGCGCGCGGTCGACCCGCGCGCCGACATCGTGACCCACGTGATCGGCGAGGTCGCGGGGCTGGAGCCGATGGACGACAGCGCCGCGCGCCGGCTCCTGGCGGAACTGACCGGCGAGGCGCGCGCCGAAACGGTGGCCTTCTCGACCGAGGCGGGCCTGTTCCAGTCGCTCGGCTGCGCCGCGGCGGTCTGCGGGCCGGGCTCCATCGCGCAGGCGCACAAGCCCGACGAATACGTCACCCTCGATCAGCTTGGGCAATGCCTCGACATGCTCGACGGGCTCGGGACGGTCCTCACCCGCGCCCGCTGA
- a CDS encoding bifunctional diguanylate cyclase/phosphodiesterase — MGIEQPVWVRSLEIDRFLEAADQMLRVALQPIVDAHSGEVLAHESFVRGFDDIGFPHPAALFDHAASMRRLFELETCLITKAMTAKAAMPQRASPLLFINLDGRNLARARELRAFIEVQCDLLDLKARDICIELSETHRRFDPDAFAEAVDHLRGAGFMIAIDDFGTGVSGLQMLHQARPDFLKIERFFIESLARDATRRLLVSSIVDLAHTLGSRVIAEGVETIEELVSCRKAHCDLVQGFLITRPSVDVTALEPSYSEVLARAPVPPANGDEIAIETLLEEVAVLSDDTTLADLFEVTAENPDQSVFPMIDTCGLPRGAVRERDIKPLIYSLYGRELARNRAIRLGVQDYVQPIATLESTTPLGPRLELIADRAGDGVIVTRSLQYQGYLSATSLLKLANEIRVRQAAAQNPLTRLPGNNAVQEFLDRCIESPEQCRVAAYLDIDNFKPFNDKYGFEIGDRAILMMASILKSLERDHSVFVGHIGGDDFFLGCEGPACDATADLLARIGERFRHVAESLYNADDREAGYIVGRARDGRIRRFPLLASTIAAVRLPEGYRPASTLEMTQRMTALKAEARRTGQSYLSAELGPVREH; from the coding sequence ATGGGCATCGAACAACCGGTATGGGTGAGAAGTCTTGAAATCGACCGCTTTCTCGAAGCGGCGGACCAGATGCTGCGCGTCGCCCTTCAGCCGATCGTCGACGCCCATTCCGGCGAGGTGCTCGCCCACGAATCGTTCGTCCGGGGATTTGACGACATCGGTTTTCCGCATCCCGCGGCGCTCTTTGACCACGCCGCCTCGATGCGGCGCCTGTTCGAACTGGAAACCTGCCTGATCACCAAGGCGATGACGGCGAAGGCCGCGATGCCGCAACGCGCCAGTCCACTGCTCTTCATCAATCTCGACGGCCGGAACCTCGCCCGCGCGCGCGAGTTGCGCGCCTTCATCGAGGTCCAGTGCGACTTGCTCGACCTGAAGGCCCGCGACATCTGCATCGAACTGTCGGAAACCCACCGCCGGTTCGACCCGGACGCCTTCGCAGAGGCGGTCGATCACCTGCGCGGCGCGGGGTTCATGATCGCGATCGACGATTTCGGCACTGGCGTTTCCGGCCTTCAGATGCTCCACCAGGCGCGGCCCGACTTCCTCAAGATCGAACGCTTCTTCATCGAATCCCTGGCCCGCGACGCCACCCGGCGTCTGCTCGTCTCTTCCATCGTGGACCTCGCCCACACCCTCGGCAGCCGCGTGATCGCGGAGGGCGTCGAGACGATCGAGGAACTGGTGAGCTGCCGCAAGGCGCATTGCGACCTCGTCCAAGGCTTCCTGATCACCCGCCCCTCGGTCGATGTCACCGCGCTCGAGCCGAGCTACTCGGAGGTCCTGGCGCGGGCACCGGTCCCGCCGGCGAACGGCGACGAGATCGCGATCGAGACCCTGCTCGAGGAAGTCGCAGTCCTGTCCGACGACACGACCCTAGCCGACCTGTTCGAGGTGACCGCCGAGAATCCCGACCAGAGCGTCTTTCCGATGATCGACACGTGCGGCCTGCCGCGCGGCGCCGTGCGCGAGCGTGACATCAAGCCGCTCATCTATTCGCTATACGGGCGCGAGCTTGCCAGAAACCGGGCGATCCGCCTGGGCGTGCAGGACTACGTCCAGCCGATCGCGACGCTGGAAAGCACGACGCCGCTGGGGCCCAGGCTGGAACTGATCGCCGACCGGGCAGGCGACGGCGTGATCGTCACGCGCTCGCTGCAGTACCAGGGCTACCTCTCGGCAACCTCGCTGTTGAAGCTCGCCAACGAAATCCGCGTGCGGCAGGCGGCCGCGCAGAATCCGCTGACCCGGTTGCCGGGCAACAACGCGGTCCAGGAGTTCCTGGACCGGTGCATCGAAAGCCCGGAACAGTGCCGGGTCGCCGCCTATCTCGACATCGACAACTTCAAGCCGTTCAATGACAAGTACGGCTTCGAGATCGGCGACCGGGCGATCCTCATGATGGCCTCGATCCTGAAATCGCTGGAGCGGGACCACTCGGTCTTCGTCGGACATATCGGCGGGGACGATTTCTTTCTCGGCTGCGAGGGACCGGCCTGCGACGCGACCGCGGACCTGCTCGCCCGCATCGGCGAACGGTTCCGCCACGTCGCCGAAAGCCTCTACAACGCGGACGACCGCGAGGCCGGCTATATCGTGGGCCGGGCGCGCGACGGACGGATCCGGCGGTTTCCGCTGCTGGCCTCGACCATCGCCGCCGTGCGTCTTCCCGAAGGCTATCGCCCGGCCTCGACGCTCGAGATGACCCAGCGCATGACCGCGCTCAAGGCCGAGGCCCGGCGCACCGGGCAAAGCTACCTGTCCGCGGAACTTGGGCCCGTCCGGGAGCACTGA
- a CDS encoding ABC transporter ATP-binding protein, producing the protein MSPAAQPAAQPILSVRNIEAIYDNVILVLRGVSLDVPEGSIVALLGGNGAGKSTTLKCISTMIAAERGRVSKGSIHFRGARTAQLTPGDLVGMGMVQVMEGRMCFGHLTVEENLVAGAYTRKLTKAQMREELDRVYHYFPRLKERRTSQAGYTSGGEQQMTAIGRAMMAKPRMLLLDEPSMGLAPQIVSEIFEIVRDLNEKEGVSILLAEQNTSVALKYANYGYILESGRIMLDGPAAALAENKDVREFYLGMSSEGRESFRNRKSYRRKKRWI; encoded by the coding sequence ATGTCGCCCGCCGCGCAGCCTGCGGCCCAGCCGATCCTTTCGGTGCGCAACATCGAGGCGATCTACGATAACGTGATCCTCGTGCTGCGCGGCGTATCGCTGGACGTGCCCGAAGGCAGCATCGTGGCGCTGCTGGGCGGCAACGGCGCAGGCAAGAGCACGACGCTCAAGTGCATTTCCACCATGATCGCGGCCGAGCGCGGCCGGGTCTCGAAGGGCTCGATCCATTTTCGCGGCGCGCGCACCGCCCAGCTTACGCCCGGCGACCTCGTGGGCATGGGGATGGTGCAGGTGATGGAAGGGCGGATGTGCTTCGGCCACTTGACGGTGGAGGAGAACCTGGTGGCCGGCGCCTATACCCGCAAGCTCACCAAGGCCCAGATGCGCGAGGAACTGGACCGCGTCTACCACTATTTCCCCCGCCTCAAGGAGCGCCGGACGAGCCAGGCCGGCTACACCTCGGGCGGCGAACAGCAGATGACGGCGATCGGCCGCGCGATGATGGCCAAGCCCCGGATGCTGCTGCTCGACGAGCCCTCGATGGGGCTCGCACCGCAGATCGTTTCGGAGATCTTCGAGATCGTTCGTGACCTGAACGAGAAGGAGGGTGTGAGCATCCTGCTCGCCGAACAGAACACAAGCGTGGCGCTGAAATACGCCAATTACGGCTACATCCTCGAAAGCGGGCGGATCATGCTGGACGGGCCCGCCGCCGCGCTCGCCGAGAACAAGGATGTGCGGGAATTCTATCTCGGCATGTCGTCGGAGGGGCGCGAGAGTTTTCGCAACCGCAAGTCCTACCGCCGCAAGAAGCGCTGGATCTGA
- a CDS encoding ABC transporter substrate-binding protein: MTAALATAPIAPGVALAEEQYMAVPSSRVGPYSAMGTGYYGGIIDYMQYVNMTGGVNGVTLTWEECETEYNAARTVECYQRLLTGPNGQKMVVFDTLGTPGAYAVINRMADDEVVLAQFGYGRTDAADGRVWPWVFNAAGHYWSQIAVKMNFMAQVEGGVENMEGKKIVHLHIDSAYGREPLPAMRQIAEDWGVDLVEISIPPPGLEQKSQWLQIRRERPDWVTFWGAGSGMNATGMTEAARVGFPRDRMMYVTFGGAEEDMVPAGDAAVGTYVVANVVPGTDFPLVQQIEEVVYGGGEGNLANPERIGTVYWNRGVAAAAMWIEALKNAQELHGKEGQAVTGAEFREGYEALDITEAKLEELGMSGMFAPFKLSCEKHDGSGRFKIMQWDGERFQIISDEWVEAPDPSFIRGLVEASAEKFASENNLPVRDCD; the protein is encoded by the coding sequence GTGACAGCCGCGCTGGCGACCGCTCCGATCGCGCCGGGCGTCGCGCTGGCCGAAGAGCAATACATGGCGGTGCCGTCCAGCCGCGTCGGCCCCTATTCCGCCATGGGTACCGGCTATTACGGCGGCATCATCGACTACATGCAGTACGTCAACATGACGGGCGGCGTGAACGGCGTGACGCTGACCTGGGAGGAATGCGAGACCGAATACAACGCGGCCCGGACCGTGGAATGCTACCAGCGGCTGCTGACCGGCCCGAACGGGCAGAAGATGGTGGTGTTCGACACGCTCGGCACGCCCGGCGCCTATGCCGTCATCAACCGGATGGCCGATGACGAGGTGGTGCTGGCCCAGTTCGGCTATGGCCGGACGGATGCCGCAGACGGCCGGGTCTGGCCGTGGGTGTTCAACGCCGCCGGACATTACTGGTCGCAGATCGCGGTCAAGATGAACTTCATGGCCCAGGTCGAGGGCGGCGTCGAGAACATGGAGGGCAAGAAGATCGTGCACCTGCATATCGACAGCGCCTATGGCCGCGAACCCTTGCCCGCCATGCGCCAGATCGCCGAGGACTGGGGCGTGGACCTCGTTGAAATCTCGATCCCGCCCCCCGGCCTGGAGCAGAAGTCGCAATGGCTGCAAATCCGGCGCGAGCGCCCCGACTGGGTGACGTTCTGGGGCGCGGGCTCGGGCATGAACGCGACCGGCATGACCGAGGCGGCGCGCGTGGGCTTTCCGCGCGACCGGATGATGTATGTCACATTCGGCGGCGCCGAGGAGGACATGGTGCCAGCCGGCGATGCCGCGGTCGGCACCTATGTCGTGGCCAACGTGGTGCCCGGCACGGATTTCCCGCTCGTCCAGCAGATCGAGGAGGTGGTCTACGGTGGCGGCGAAGGAAACCTCGCCAACCCCGAGCGCATCGGCACGGTCTACTGGAACCGGGGTGTCGCGGCCGCCGCGATGTGGATCGAGGCGCTGAAGAACGCGCAGGAGCTTCACGGCAAGGAAGGCCAGGCCGTTACCGGGGCGGAGTTCCGCGAGGGCTACGAGGCGCTCGACATCACCGAGGCGAAGCTCGAAGAGCTCGGCATGTCCGGCATGTTCGCACCGTTCAAGCTGTCCTGCGAAAAGCATGACGGCTCGGGCCGGTTCAAGATCATGCAATGGGATGGCGAGCGGTTCCAGATCATCTCCGACGAATGGGTCGAGGCGCCCGACCCGAGCTTCATACGCGGTCTTGTCGAGGCGTCGGCCGAAAAGTTCGCGAGCGAAAACAACCTGCCCGTGCGCGATTGCGACTAG
- a CDS encoding branched-chain amino acid ABC transporter permease, translated as MYYRQAGTYRSTYGQDMRLLPLKEDRLLLGIVLLCAFAVIPFTASDYWLSAILIPWLCLSLVATGQNILMGYAGQLSLGAAGFMAAGAFACWNFMHRLDWMPFPVAVFLSGAIAAAIGIVFGLPSLRVRGLYLAVATLASQFFIVWVIDKFGWFKDYDSSGIITAKDIVIFGKSFTSPAEMYLVVLTITVVLTWAAMNVARGSVGRNWQAVRDMDVAAEVMGLSLLRTKLQAFAISSFYCGVGGALFAFTYLKSVEPAAFDINLSFRILFMVLIGGLGTIIGSFYGAGFILLLPVFLNVFFHGLFGKAVDATITSALEQVIFGVLIILFMIYEPLGLAKLWQNLQERLRRWPFKF; from the coding sequence ATGTATTACCGACAGGCCGGCACCTACCGCAGCACTTACGGGCAGGACATGCGGCTCCTGCCGCTCAAGGAGGACCGCCTTCTCCTCGGTATCGTGCTGCTTTGCGCCTTCGCGGTGATCCCGTTCACCGCGTCGGATTACTGGCTCAGCGCGATCCTGATCCCCTGGCTCTGCCTGTCGCTGGTGGCGACGGGCCAGAACATCCTGATGGGCTATGCCGGGCAGTTGTCGCTGGGGGCGGCGGGGTTCATGGCGGCGGGCGCGTTCGCCTGCTGGAACTTCATGCACCGGCTGGACTGGATGCCGTTCCCGGTGGCGGTGTTCCTGTCGGGCGCGATCGCGGCGGCCATCGGCATCGTGTTCGGCCTGCCGTCCCTCAGGGTGCGGGGGCTCTACCTTGCCGTGGCCACGCTGGCCTCGCAGTTCTTCATCGTCTGGGTGATCGACAAGTTCGGCTGGTTCAAGGATTACGACAGTTCCGGGATCATCACCGCGAAGGACATCGTGATCTTCGGCAAGTCCTTCACCAGCCCGGCCGAGATGTATCTGGTGGTGCTGACCATCACAGTGGTCCTCACGTGGGCCGCGATGAACGTGGCGCGCGGCAGCGTCGGCCGGAACTGGCAGGCGGTGCGCGACATGGACGTGGCGGCCGAGGTGATGGGGCTGTCGCTCCTGCGCACCAAGCTGCAGGCCTTCGCGATCTCGTCCTTCTATTGCGGGGTGGGCGGCGCGCTCTTCGCCTTCACCTACCTGAAATCGGTGGAACCGGCGGCCTTCGACATCAACCTCTCGTTCCGCATCCTGTTCATGGTGCTGATCGGCGGGCTGGGCACGATCATCGGGTCGTTCTACGGGGCGGGGTTCATCCTGCTGTTGCCGGTGTTCCTGAACGTCTTCTTCCACGGGCTGTTCGGCAAGGCGGTGGACGCCACCATCACCTCAGCGCTGGAACAGGTGATCTTCGGGGTGCTGATCATCCTGTTCATGATCTACGAGCCGTTGGGCCTCGCGAAGCTCTGGCAGAACCTTCAGGAGCGCCTGCGCCGATGGCCCTTCAAGTTCTAG